From the genome of Dehalococcoidales bacterium:
CAAAGGGAAAGTTTCTACTCTATCCCCGCTAAATCTACCTTCTCCAAGCGCAAAAGAAACACCTTCTTATCAAGCCCCCCCGCGTAACCGGTTAGGGTTCTATCCGATCCGATAACACGATGGCAAGGGATAATGATTGAAATCGGATTATGCCCCACCGCCCCACCAACCGCCTGAGCCGACATCGAAGCCAGATTACGTTCTTTGGCGATTTGTTTGGCGATTGCGCTGTAGGTGGTAAGCTCGCCGTAAGGTATCTCTAAAAGTATCTTCCAAACCGCCTCCTGAAAAGAAGTTCCTTTGGGGGCAAGTTGAAAAGTAAGCGAAGGATTGGCGCCTTTGAAATAGTCGCTAAGCCATGCCGTTAAATCTTTAAAGATCGGGAGTTCGGGTTTGTTACTCCAAATATTCGCACTTTGCGGATAATACTTTTGTTTATTAAACCATAATCCGGTCAGGCCATTTTCCGTTGCTGAAGCCGTAGCCGTTCCGAGCGGGGTTTCAATCTCACAAGTATAAATTAAATCCGTTGCGTTACTGTTTTTCATTTTGCGCCTCCGATTTAAGTGAATACCATAGGTTAACGGTAGCATAAGACCGCCAAGGTTTCCAATTTTGCGATAAATCTAAAATTTCTTTGGGGGAAAGCCCCGGTAAGGCAATTTTAACACCGTAATCGGTATGTGGGAAAGCATCCGGATGGCCAAAGATACGCATCGCAAAATACTGGAGTGTCCACGGGCCGATGCCTTTAATTTGCTTGAATTTTCCTAATTCTTCGAACGGATCGGCCCACTCGGCAAAAGAAGCCTTCCCATTTGCGAGGACCTCAGCCAAGCCTTGGATTGAACGTGAGCGGGAACCGATAATCCCCAAACTCCCCAGGCGGTCTTCAAGTGGCGGTTCTATTTTTAAAATCGCTTCAGGGGTCGGAAAAATAACGTTCAAATCTTCAAAAGGCGTTTCAATTTTTTCGCCGAAGGCATGAGCCAAGCGCATCGCCAGCGTTCTTGCTGCCTTAACGGTAACCTGCTGGCCTAAAATAGCACGAACAGCCGTTTCAAACGAATCAAAATGCCCCGGAATCCGCAAGCCCTCGTTACACTCCCCCTGTAAATGCTTTTTCAAAGCGCCCAGGTTCCCGTAAATCACTAACGGGTCGGCATCAAGGTCAAAAAGCTGCCTTATTTTATAAAGCAGTTTTGATAACACCGGTAACAGCGATACGGGAAGAGTAACCGATAGCGAATTAGTTTCGGGGCGGTTCGCAACCGCAATCCATCCCCGAAAAGCCGTGCCCCCTTTGGCAATACTTACCGTACGGTAATAGGTACCGTTTACAACTCTTTCAATCCCTGCAACCGCACGGTTATCCAAAAATTCAATCAGTTCGCCCCAATCATACGGCGGCCGATAACTTAACGATAGGGTAATTTCACCGTTTTTTGCGGCGTTTGTTTTTAACGTTTTTCGAAGGGAATCAACGGCCAGTTTATATTTATCTTGAAATGCCTCTTTTAAATCTTGTTCGCTCGCAAATCCTGCGGACAGCGCAATTTCATGCAAGGAGAGAGCGGTATCGGTTAAAAGACGTTTGGCAAGAAGCATTTTATGGGTTTGCCAATAGCGCTGCGGGGTAACCCCGTATTCGGCTACAAAGCTTTGCTCCAGATATTCGGTGCCGACATTAAGCCTTTCCGCCAAATCGTAAAGATCGCTGTCAAACTGCGCTTCGGTTTCTATAAACGCCACCGCCCTGCGAACGGTTAAGTTTTCCGAATGAAAATGGGGCGCAAGCTCGGGGCGGCATTTTAAACATGGGCGAAACCCCGCTTCCTCCGCCGCTGCCGCACTACGAAAAAACCGGCAATTTTCTTTTTGAGGCGTCTTAACGCGGCAAACCGGGCGGCAATAAATACCGGTGGAAGTTACCCCCACAAAAAACCGCCCGTCAAAACGAGGGTCGCGGTTACCCAGCATAGAATAGCAGTGATCGTTATTAAGCGCTAAATTATTGGTCATTAAATCCATTCTAGCATTAAGCGTCGATAAATTACAGGGGTTTTAGTTATACTTCAGTTTAAAATATGATAGGCAGAAGAAAATTGATTAGGTATTTCCGATTGTTGGAAACGATAAAGACTTAAAACCGTTATGGCGCGACCTTAGTCTGCGGGCTTTTCTTTGGCATTATCGTTTTCGACCGGCACATCGGGGAAGGGGACAATCACATTAACGCCCATATATTCGATAATATGAACGTGTATATTGTAAACTGCCTCAATGTTTTCAGGCGTTACGACTTCCATTCCGCCGTAAGCATAGACCTGCGAATCCTTTAAAAACAGGAAGCGGTCGCAATAACGGATAGCTAAGTTGAGATCATGGATTACAATTGCCACGCAGGTATCTTGCTCGGCGGCAATTTCCTTTACGATTCTAAGCACTTCGTGTTGATTGTGAGGGTCCAGGTTACTGGTCGGTTCATCAAGCATCAAAAGTTTCGGGTTCTGCGCCAAGGCTCGCGCCAGCATCACCCTTTGCAATTCCCCGCCCGAAAGCTCTGAAACATTCCGCAAAGCGAAATCTTGCAGCTTCATTTTTTCCATTATATCGCACACTATTTGGCGGTCCTCTGCCGTTTCATCCCATTTAATGTACGGTTTACGTCCCAGAAGCACCATATCAAAAACGGTCATCCCGATTGCGTTGTTATGTTGCGGAACATAAGCAATATTTTGGGCAATCGCATTACGGCTCATCGCAAGGATATTCTCTTTTTCCAGGAAAACCGCCCCTCTTTGAACGGGGCAAATACGGTCAATACATTTTAAAAGCGTACTTTTACCGGCGCCGTTATTGCCTAAAATAGCAATGCACCTGTTTTTTTGGATATCAAAGCTGATATCATCCAGGATATTTCCGGTGTTTTTATGATATGCGAAAGTGACTCCGTTTATCTCAATCATATGCCTTCATCCCTCTGAATAATAAGAACAGGAATAGGGGAGCCCCCAAAAATGATGTAATCGCCCCTATCGGAAGTATGACCGGCGCAATCACCAGCCTGCCAAACGTATCGGCCAGAATCAGAAGCAAGGCTCCGGCAACCGCGGAAGTCGGAATCAGGTAGCGGTAATCATTTCCGACAAAACGGCGCATTATATGCGGCGCAACAAGCCCCACAAAGCTGACAATCCCCACAAAAGATACGGCAACGGCGGCAATCAGTGTGCTGATGGACATACTTACAAGCATTACCGAGCGCGTATTAACACCTAAACTCTGGGCTGTATCGGTTCCGCTTACCATTGCATTGTAATTCCAGCGATTTAACAAAAAATAAATCATTGCCCCAACAAAGACAACTAACAGTATCAAAAGCTCCGGCCAGCCTGCCGCCCCCATATTGCCAAAGGTCCAAAAGACCACCGTACTGATTTTGGTTTCATCCGCAAAATATTGCAAAAGGGTCGTACCGCCAGCAAAAAGAGAACTTAAAGCAACACCGGCAAGGATAAGCCCTGCCGGCCCCAAATCCCTTTTTAACCTCGATAAAAGAATCACAACAACCGTTGATAACGAGCCGCACAAAAAGGCGCTTAGCGTTACAATATAAGGGTTATTGATTGTGATTGCGGTAGCGGCGGAACTGGTATTAACGACGCCGCCGCCGAAAACTATAATTCCCAACGCCGCGCCGAATGCGGCCCCCTGTGAAACACCCAGTGTTGAGGGCGAGGCCAGCGGGTTACGCAACACGCACTGCATTACGGCACCGGCAACCGCCAGAATTGCGCCAACCAATATTGATGCCACAACCCGAGGTAACCTGATATTCATAACAACCATATTGGAGAGATCCGAGCCTTGCCCGAACAGAACCTTGATTACTTCGGGGAGGGGGATATTCAGCGAGCCGGCACCGACCGCAAAAAAGGCCACCAGTACAGTTGCCAGAATTGCAACCGTAAAAGAAAGCCTTTTGCGCCTTACAAAAGCATCATATAATTGAAATTGTTGTGTAACGCGATTTTCTTTCATTCACTAATTTCCGATTGTAACTTTACCGTAACCGGCGCCGACTGCGACAAGTTCATCGAGGTAATTATCGACACCTAAAAAGAACTTAAATACCTCATTGGCCTTTGTTTCAAAATCAATATCCTTAAATTGTTCCGGATAAAGTAAGCTTGCCGCATAATAGGCATTTACAATCGGAATTTCAACGTTTGAATAATAGGAGGTTGAACTCGGATACTGATAGAGATTGCCATCTTTAACGGCAACCAGTTGAGCATAAAAATCAGGGTTTTTCCCGTAATCGGCATGCACCAAACCGACACCGCCACTATCAAAGAAAATATATTGCGGATTCCAAACGATAACTTTTTCTTTATCAATCAGAACACCGCTGGCTGTTTCGGATAGCCCTTCGGTAACATCGTTTGCCAAAATCGCTTGGAATACGGCGTATTTGGTATAAACCCCTTCTATCCCGTGAGCGCCTTTAAAGGTTGCGGCAGCCCCCAACACGGTGGGTTTATCGGCATCAGCTATCGCCGAAGCCCTGGCTTTTAAGTCCGCCAATGAATTATTGATGTAATTAATTACATCTTCCGCTCTATCACTGACTCCGCAGACATCTCCGATTATGCGCAGCGCTTGTTCATAGTCTTTCCCAAACAATTCACCCTGCGGGACAATTACAACGGGGGTTCCCGTTTTAGTTTGGATTTCATCCGCCAGTTCTTTGGGATATGAACAAATTATTACATCGGGGTTAACGCCAATGATTTCCTCCGGGTAATAAGCCGTTGCACCGGCTGAATCCGTACCGACAATCGGTACATTAGCCCATGTTTCTCTGTTGGCATAGGCATAAGCAGTTACGGGAGTCGCTTTTGTCGGATCCGAGCCGCTGTAACCGACTACTTTATCTGATAAACCGAGATAGGTAACCATACGAGGGGCATTCCCGAGCGGTACAATCCTTTCAACCTTTAAGGGAATTTCCACTGTCCGACCGGCGCTGTCGGTAATCGGTCTTGTTTCATCGGCTCCGTTTCCTCCGTTACCGGCACAGCCGACAAACCCTCCGAGTACGATTAGAATTGATAAAATAAATGCTGTTATTTTTTTCATTTGAACTACCAACCTCTATTATAATCTTTATTGCAACTGATACAAACGGCTTCGCCGTCCTGAAAACGCATTTGGAATTCCGCCGCATTCTCACCGCACACGGAGCATGTCAGGCTTTTAAAAAGCCTGGCCCTTTCCGGCAGCTCAAATTGGGGTTCGGAAAAGCTAAAGATTTCATCAACGGGCGCTTGCAAGAGGTATTCTTTCCAATCGTTGCGGTCTATTTCGTCTTTTCTGGAAACCTTTAAATAAACCCGCATTTTTTGACCGTCAGCACGATTATAAAAGGAAAACGCCTGCTTCCCGGTACCGCAGTAGATTAGATTACCTTTGCCGAAGGTACAACTTAAAAGGGCTTGCACGGCATCCACCCCACAGGCATCATTTTCGGTAATGCAGACTATTTGTTCGTCATCCGACACGCCAATACCCATTTTCTCAAACGCTGCCTCGCAGGCCTTAAAGCCAATCGCCAGCCCCGGACACTCGTGCCCGTGAAACGCCACCGCTTTTTCCCATAACTTTTTATTCATGTGGTTATCCTTCCTTTTAATCGGGTTTTATTTTATAAGTTCTTTCATTTTTTTATGCCATTCAGGGGTTCTTATTTCGTCGCCGCTGTTTTCCGGCACAAAACTTTTAATATCCAATACAGGGCTGCCGTTAACGGCATCAAGGCCGGTTACCTTCAGAATGTTGCCGTTTCGCTCCAACAAACGCACGGGGGTAACCAAAATTCCGTTTGGCCTTTTCGGGCTGTGAGTCGCAAAAATGCCGACCTCGGGGAAATCTTCTTGATTTCCAAACGGGAAAACGCGTGTTCCCATTTGTTCTTCTTGCGGAATTAAGTGCGCCCAATAGAGAATCATCAGATGTGAAAATTCTTCAGTGCCGCTAAGCATATCCGCATATTCGGGAAGGACCTCAATTTCGGAGACCGTTTCTTTTTGCTCACGCATTTTTTTAACCCTCTCCTGCCAGGATAGGGTTTGCATTCCTTTTGAATGAACCGGCTTTTGGATTTGGTTAGATACAAAACCAATCGGTTTTAGTTGTATGCATTCGGGCGCCGCAGTATCTTTTTCAACATCCATTTTTATTGAAACCTCCGGATATTTATTTAATCTCTTAACTATTATATGCAATTGCGAATCCTTGCATTATAAAAAATAAATCCGCGCTTATTTTTGTTATTAGCTACGGACGCGATTGAACACTCTCGGACTTTTAGCAGAAGGCGATGATAAACATCCGCAAAAAATTCTTTAAACCTACTTATAACCCATTTTAGAATCTAACCATCTTCGATTTTCTATATTGTTGCATACAATTGCATTTAGGTAATTATCTTATTGCAACAACTTGCAATAATGTACAACAAAGCTGATACTGCTGTCAAGTGAATTGATAAAAGGATTTTAATGAGGCCTTTTTAGGCATAAGATTTTCATAAAGAGGCCTAAAAAACTAACTGCCCGACTTAATTACCGGGCAGTTAATCCGAAAACATTTTTTAGCTGTATTTAAATAAGTTTACAATTTATTGCCGCAATTTTCACAAAACTTCATTCCGGCTTCAAACGGTTCTCCGCACTGTTGGCATTTTAATTCAATCGGCTTATTATTAAGAAGATCCACCAATACGGCAGCCGCTTCCGGCTTCTTATCATTGGCCTCGGAATCGTTTAAGATAACAAGCGCCCGGCATATTTGCAACGGGGGAACCGTATTTAGCGGGTTGACCCTGTTTATTTTCTTTAATGCGGAGGAAGCAAATTCGGCATTTTTTTCGATTTGAACCGTAGTTTGCAATAACTTGCGGGCAATCTCGTCATTTGTCTGATAGTACATCTACCTTACCTCCTGTGCCTTCATTTGGTTAACTTGCTCAGCTGTATAAGAGGTAGTTTCTCCGCTTACATTTTTAACCGTAACCGACCCGTCCTGTGCCAAATCAAGCCTGTTACCCTGGGCATCCACTACTGAACTGCTGCCGTCAACATTTGCCGACCAAGCTGTTCCTTCGGGGCTGACATAGGTAGCGCTGCCGTCCGCATCCTGTTTTAGCACACTGCCGTCGAAGCCTTTTATTTCCCCTGTCCCGTCCGGCTTAAATGTCCCCGAATTGCCGGTACTGTCTTTGATTTGGACAGTTCCGTTTTTATTTGTTTTAAGATCGTAGGTAACTCCTTTATCGTCCGTAACATGACAATCGGTCAGGTTCCCTTCGGCATCCGTATTAAAAAACGAGCCGTCGGCAAATTTTGCTCTTAATCCATCGGCATCAACGGTCAGTTTGTCGCCTGCGGCGGTTACCCCTTCCATGCTCCCGTCGGGCTTAACCGTAAGGGAATTGCCTCCTTCATCGGTTATTGAGCCCGAAAGATTACCGTCTTTATCAATATTAATTGTCCCATATTGGGTTTGATAAGTACCCGACCCATCGCCGTTTAAGGCAATAACGTCTCCATTAGCCGCAGTTATACTGCCCTCGGGGAAACCGTCCTCAGGAATATGCAAACTGCCGCCCCACCCCGAAACTATATCCATACTGCCATCTTCATTATTGGTAATCGTGCTTCGGGTTCCGTCAGCAGTTATTCTCTCAAAGTCGCCGTTGGGATGATGAATTTCAGAACCTTCAATCGGATCCCAAATATTTGCCGAACCGTCAGGATAATAGACCGCCCTGCCGCCGTTGGGGCTTTCGATATATTGCGTGCCGTCCGGAGATAAAGTGCCGACGGTTCCGTCCGGCGCTCTTTTGGTAACCGTACCGTTCGGATGACGTTGTACGATTGTACCCGGTTCGTCTCTGGGATCGGTTGAGATTTCCGGTAAATAAGAGGCTTGGCTTCCTCCGTATCCTCCGGCGCTATCAACGCCGCTAACAATCACGGCGCCGCCGACAGCGGCGACAGCCCCGGAAATAACAGCGGCAATCGCATGATGGGTATATCCAAAAACAATTGAATCAACAAAACCTTGCCCAAGAGCGTACAAATCCACCGCACCTAACTTGCTTGCAATTCCGACCGCCAAAACCGCGGGCACCAAACTATAAAATCCGCTCGGATTGTAATTTAAGACCGGTGCGGGTTTTAAATAACGAGCCAAGAAATTGTTCAAAACAACCAGTAAAAGCCCAATCCATGTCATATAATAACCGACACTAAAAATCCCGATATTAAAACGGAATCTAAAATCGCCGCCGAAAATTGATGCGATAGTCGGCGAAAGTGTAAACAGCAACAAGCCCGAAAGCGCCAGTATGAAATTGCGTTTGCGGTCGAGCTTCATTCCGCCCCAAAACATCAAAATAATGCTTACAATTACAATCAAAACAATCCCCGGGAAGGCATTGGTTGGCATTGAAAACAGATTTTGCGGTTTAAGAATCACGATGCTCAGATATTTGGGGAGGGTATCCGGTGAATGTCCGGTCGGCAAGAAAAGGGAATTTGCCACCGGCAAAAGGAAAACCATAAAGAAACAAATCTTGGCAACAATCGGGGTAATGAACGAAACCAAAGATTGCCACGGGGTAAATTGAATCGGCAGCCTGTTAAGCAGCTTTAGAATTGCAAACCCTAAAACGGTTGCCATAATAAGACCGACCGCGCCGTTAATGGCCGCGCCAAAGAGAATACCCGCAAGGATTGTAATCAGGAGGGGAATCCCATCCTTAGTGATTAACCACTTCAGACGACTCTTAAGTGATTGGACCATATTTTCAAAGTTTATCATCACCGGCTCTCCTTAAATAGTTATTCCAAGGTAAAAAGTTAAGCTGGCATTTCGTTTGAGGATATCATAAAAGAAAAATGATAGCAATACATTCAGGGTCTTATTTTACAAAAAATCAAGCCTTATGCTCCCTCTAAACAAATTAAACCTCGGAATTTTTAGGGGAAGAATCCGGTGTTTATACGGAAAAAGCCTTGATATCTATTGACACCGCCGGATTGCTAAACTAATATTCAAACAGGGGGATAAGGAGGTAAGTTTATGAACAAGTTTGATACTGTTTTTAACAAAAAAGACATACCATCCCACTGGGAAGTAATTTCCCGTTCCGACAGCGGGCGGCAACTCACCGTAAGGCTGGGGCATATAAACCCGGGAACCTATGCCGATAAGCTAATGGCCTCCGGCGGCACCCACGTTGATGAAAACGGCAACGCAATAGTTGTCCACGGCATCTCTGTACCCGTTACAATGACCCGTTTTTTTGATGCCATGATGGAACTTGCTCAAAGCGGAATGATCCCTGCCCTTAAACCGAGTGACATTTTAGCAACAAGAACTATGTACAACAAAATGCGTGATGAAAAATTCGATCTTGAACTGGCTGTGAGTATCGGCGATTACGGCAGTGAAGCGGCGGCCGAAGAGGCGTTGGAGAACCTAAACCCCACTCGCACCATGACAATCAGCGGCAGAAATATGCTTGATATTCTGAACGATCCGCAAATAAGGGAGCATATGACCGAAGAGCAATTAAAGATAATCGCCGGTCTTCCCGGTCAGTTGGCTCAAGTGCAAAGCGATATTAAATCGCAAAGCGGTTTGAGTTACTATCGGGATTCCTTCCTTGGCTATCCCGTTCTGGTTTTTGAAAAGGAAAACCTTATCCCTCAAAAGCCCGTTAAACCCCAAACCGCATCCTCTCAAAAAAAGCGCAAGCCGGCAGGCGGAGGGTTCGACAGTATGGCAATCGCAAGGCCAAAGACAGCGCCGCCTCCCGAAAAGCTAATCAATTACCTCGGACTCAAAGTCGGTAACTACCTGATAACCGGTTCGTTATTGTGCAATATCCCCTGCTGCCCTAAAGGCACGGAGTATTGCCACTCATTAACAAAACACGATGAAAAAGTGGAGCATTCTACCGAAGACGGGCATACCTATACAACCACGCATTGGCTGCCGGTGGCAAGCACTCTGGCTGCAGAAGGCTACATTAACCGTGAAGAAGTTACCGCCATGATACAAACTATTATTAACCAATTAAAGGCATTAAACTAACGGTTACTTCGATTATTTTATACGCTGCAAATCTCTATACGGGGATATCGGTTAATTACAGTTGCCGACGTTACCACAACCTATTAGGATAAATTCCGTTACGTAATATTGACCTAGATATATTGCACGTGTTATAAATTGTTTTAATTCCGCCATAATAATATAAGGGGTAAAAAAACAATATGAAAAACTCAATCCAAGCAAGAATAATTAACGCCTTAAAACAGGGTTCAGAAGGTGTTGGAGTAACTGATGTTCGTATCGGGCTGGGGTATACCTGTGTTAAGCTTGATAACGGCAACTTGGGGCTGGCATGGACTGCTCAAAACACAAGCGGCAGCTGCACCCATGAAAACAGAGCCGGTAAACTGGCCGGCAGCTCCGCCTCGGAACTTTTGGAATCGTTAGTGGATAACGCCAAACCCCTCTCGCGAACAATCGGCTTGGCAACCGCCAACGCATTGATTTCCGGCTTGCCGCGCCCGCAAACAGCGGAAGAAGACATTCTGGATTTAGTGGGTGTCACAGCGGATGACAAGGTGGCAATGGTTGGGTTTTTCGGGCCAATAATCGTTAAGCTAAAGAAAATAGGATGCAAACTCGATATCCTGGAATTAAAAAACGACAGGCCGGGAACCGTTTCGCCAGAAGACGGGCAAACAGCGCTTTCGAATTGCAGCGTGGCAATTATCACCGCAACCTCTATTATCACGAACACTTTTGACGATTTAGTCGGCAGACTCAATAATCCGCGGGCCGTAATCGTTCTTGGGCCGTCAACGCCAATGTACCCGCAGGTTTTTGCAAATACACCGGTAACACACTTGGCAGGTTCTTTGGTTAAAGATGCAGCGATGGCAGCAAAGGTTGTCTCCGAAGGCGGCGGAACGATGCTGCTTAGACCTTATCTGGATTTTAGAACAATCTGCCTTTAAACGGACAGTCGATCAATTCGGGTAAACGATTGCGCAGACAACGCCGTAACCTTGGGATATCAGTTTATCTGTACATGCATTCAGTGCTATAATCATGAATTGTATCGGCTTTAGTCTCTAAGCTTGAAATGCCGAGTTATAATTTTTGAGGTTTTGGGGAAATTAGCAAAAACGTAGCATTTGCCTTCAAAAAGATTACCCCGATTATATTCGGATATATTTTCCTGGGGATTGGCTTCGGTATCCTCTTGCAGGAAGCGGGATACAACGTGCTGTGGGCGCTTTTTGGCAGTCTCTTTATTTATGCCGGATCAATCCAATACTTAATGATACCGCTGCTTGTTACCGGCGCCCCGATTCTAACTGTTGCCGTGATGACCTTACTGATTAACTCCCGTCATATTTTTTACGGTATCGGTTTTATTGACCAATTTCGCGGGATGGGGCGGAAATATCCCTACATGGTTTTAGCACTTACCGATGAAACTTATGTTTTGTTAAGCACATGTAAATATCCTCCGGAAGTTGACCGCGATAAAGCCGCTTTTTACATTTCCTTATTCAATCACGGTTGGTGGATTTTCGGCTCCGTATTGGGTGTTTTAATAGGCACGCTGATTCCTTTTGATATGACCGGCATTGATTTCTGCATGACGGCTTTATTTGTTGTTCTGCTTACAAACCATATCAAACAAACCAAAAAATTAATTCCGGTTGTGATTGGCATAATTTCTGCTTTATTGTTTTTGCTGTTATTGGGCCCCGCCAATTTTATACTGCCGTCGCTGTGTTTAACGGTAGTTTTACTGGCACTGTTTAAAAACCGCATCGATCTAAGAAAAGAAGGGGCAGTATCGTAATGAGCGTTTCGGTGTGGTATGCCATCGCGGTTTTTGCAACAGTTGCGGTTTGTACTTGGGTAACCAGAGCACTGCCTTTTATGGTCTTTGGCAACAAAAAAGAACTGCCGCCGTTTGTAACCTACCTCGGGAAAGTTTTACCCGGCGCCATAATGGCAACGCTTGTAATTTATTGTTTAAGAGCAATTGATTTAACGCGATTCCCCTTTGGGCTGGCAGAGCTGATTTCGGTTGCCTTTGTTGTTGTCGTTCATTTATGGAGAAAGAACATGTTTTGGAGTATCGGCGGCGGAACCTTATGCTATATGATTTTAATCCGCACCGTTTTTCCTTTTTAGGATAAAATAAGACCCTTATATTACTGTATTATCTGAGCCTCCCACCAATTGTTCTTCTATATTCTTGATTTCATTTGCGGCTTCTTCGCCGTTTAGCGATTGGGATTAGTCATAAAGATAGTTACAACAAAATATTTGACTTGTTCGCCGCAACCATCTTGGATTTTGAACTCAGGCCTATGTAATAAAAAAGGCGGGCTCTAACAGAGCCCGCCTTTTCAAACTTTTTCAAAGCCGATAATTTAGCGGCCTATTTTTCTGTAGCAATCGCTGCAATAGACCGGCTTGTCACCGCGCGGTTGGAAAGGAACTTCGGTGGTTTGGCCGCAGCTGCCGCAAGTAGCGGGGTACATACGACGTGCCGAAGAAAAGTTTCCGCCTCCGCCGCGTTCGTTCTTCCTTGCCTGACGGCACGACTGACAACGCTTGGGCTCATTGGTATAACCCTTTGACTGGAAAAATTCTTGATCTTCAGCGCTGAAAGTAAACGTGACACCGCAGTCGGAACACTGGATTGTTTTGTCCTTGAAACTCATTGAATGACCTCCTCTTTTAAAATTTTTAGTTCAGAGTTTGAGTCATCCAATGGGGAGGAGAATATACCTTGATTCTGAATTCCTGTAATAACTTCAACTTAAACTACTACCCTAATTTTATAATAAGTTTGAAATTTTTGCAAAATCGTTTTGAAAAGGGGAAAAATAAAGCTGCATGAGGCCCGGCCTTGTTACGGCGGCCAAAAATCTGTAAACTGATATTCCTATGGATACTAATCAAATCATTGTTATCGGGGGCGGAGCCGGCGGGTTATTGGCGGCTGCCGGAGCGGCTGAAGAAGGAGCAAAAGTTCTTTTATTGGAAAAGACCTCTGCCATCGGCAATAAAATCCTAATTAGCGGAAAGACACGCTGTAATATAACCAATTCTAAAGAAGTCAGTGATT
Proteins encoded in this window:
- a CDS encoding FmdE family protein — translated: MNKKLWEKAVAFHGHECPGLAIGFKACEAAFEKMGIGVSDDEQIVCITENDACGVDAVQALLSCTFGKGNLIYCGTGKQAFSFYNRADGQKMRVYLKVSRKDEIDRNDWKEYLLQAPVDEIFSFSEPQFELPERARLFKSLTCSVCGENAAEFQMRFQDGEAVCISCNKDYNRGW
- a CDS encoding AlkA N-terminal domain-containing protein produces the protein MTNNLALNNDHCYSMLGNRDPRFDGRFFVGVTSTGIYCRPVCRVKTPQKENCRFFRSAAAAEEAGFRPCLKCRPELAPHFHSENLTVRRAVAFIETEAQFDSDLYDLAERLNVGTEYLEQSFVAEYGVTPQRYWQTHKMLLAKRLLTDTALSLHEIALSAGFASEQDLKEAFQDKYKLAVDSLRKTLKTNAAKNGEITLSLSYRPPYDWGELIEFLDNRAVAGIERVVNGTYYRTVSIAKGGTAFRGWIAVANRPETNSLSVTLPVSLLPVLSKLLYKIRQLFDLDADPLVIYGNLGALKKHLQGECNEGLRIPGHFDSFETAVRAILGQQVTVKAARTLAMRLAHAFGEKIETPFEDLNVIFPTPEAILKIEPPLEDRLGSLGIIGSRSRSIQGLAEVLANGKASFAEWADPFEELGKFKQIKGIGPWTLQYFAMRIFGHPDAFPHTDYGVKIALPGLSPKEILDLSQNWKPWRSYATVNLWYSLKSEAQNEKQ
- a CDS encoding ABC transporter substrate-binding protein; amino-acid sequence: MKKITAFILSILIVLGGFVGCAGNGGNGADETRPITDSAGRTVEIPLKVERIVPLGNAPRMVTYLGLSDKVVGYSGSDPTKATPVTAYAYANRETWANVPIVGTDSAGATAYYPEEIIGVNPDVIICSYPKELADEIQTKTGTPVVIVPQGELFGKDYEQALRIIGDVCGVSDRAEDVINYINNSLADLKARASAIADADKPTVLGAAATFKGAHGIEGVYTKYAVFQAILANDVTEGLSETASGVLIDKEKVIVWNPQYIFFDSGGVGLVHADYGKNPDFYAQLVAVKDGNLYQYPSSTSYYSNVEIPIVNAYYAASLLYPEQFKDIDFETKANEVFKFFLGVDNYLDELVAVGAGYGKVTIGN
- a CDS encoding iron ABC transporter permease; its protein translation is MKENRVTQQFQLYDAFVRRKRLSFTVAILATVLVAFFAVGAGSLNIPLPEVIKVLFGQGSDLSNMVVMNIRLPRVVASILVGAILAVAGAVMQCVLRNPLASPSTLGVSQGAAFGAALGIIVFGGGVVNTSSAATAITINNPYIVTLSAFLCGSLSTVVVILLSRLKRDLGPAGLILAGVALSSLFAGGTTLLQYFADETKISTVVFWTFGNMGAAGWPELLILLVVFVGAMIYFLLNRWNYNAMVSGTDTAQSLGVNTRSVMLVSMSISTLIAAVAVSFVGIVSFVGLVAPHIMRRFVGNDYRYLIPTSAVAGALLLILADTFGRLVIAPVILPIGAITSFLGAPLFLFLLFRGMKAYD
- a CDS encoding ABC transporter ATP-binding protein; the protein is MIEINGVTFAYHKNTGNILDDISFDIQKNRCIAILGNNGAGKSTLLKCIDRICPVQRGAVFLEKENILAMSRNAIAQNIAYVPQHNNAIGMTVFDMVLLGRKPYIKWDETAEDRQIVCDIMEKMKLQDFALRNVSELSGGELQRVMLARALAQNPKLLMLDEPTSNLDPHNQHEVLRIVKEIAAEQDTCVAIVIHDLNLAIRYCDRFLFLKDSQVYAYGGMEVVTPENIEAVYNIHVHIIEYMGVNVIVPFPDVPVENDNAKEKPAD
- a CDS encoding zinc ribbon domain-containing protein, giving the protein MYYQTNDEIARKLLQTTVQIEKNAEFASSALKKINRVNPLNTVPPLQICRALVILNDSEANDKKPEAAAVLVDLLNNKPIELKCQQCGEPFEAGMKFCENCGNKL
- a CDS encoding methylated-DNA--[protein]-cysteine S-methyltransferase, whose translation is MKNSNATDLIYTCEIETPLGTATASATENGLTGLWFNKQKYYPQSANIWSNKPELPIFKDLTAWLSDYFKGANPSLTFQLAPKGTSFQEAVWKILLEIPYGELTTYSAIAKQIAKERNLASMSAQAVGGAVGHNPISIIIPCHRVIGSDRTLTGYAGGLDKKVFLLRLEKVDLAGIE
- the tsaA gene encoding tRNA (N6-threonylcarbamoyladenosine(37)-N6)-methyltransferase TrmO, whose product is MDVEKDTAAPECIQLKPIGFVSNQIQKPVHSKGMQTLSWQERVKKMREQKETVSEIEVLPEYADMLSGTEEFSHLMILYWAHLIPQEEQMGTRVFPFGNQEDFPEVGIFATHSPKRPNGILVTPVRLLERNGNILKVTGLDAVNGSPVLDIKSFVPENSGDEIRTPEWHKKMKELIK